One window of Sphingomonas paeninsulae genomic DNA carries:
- a CDS encoding NtaA/DmoA family FMN-dependent monooxygenase (This protein belongs to a clade of FMN-dependent monooxygenases, within a broader family of flavin-dependent oxidoreductases, the luciferase-like monooxygenase (LMM) family, some of whose members use coenzyme F420 rather than FMN.) — MDRQMIIGMHFGNGYGSQPGAWRMPGVDPTGYTSFDNQVRYAQAAERGKFQFLFVPDFPALKGDIETEAPQITIDPMMTLAAVARGTERIGMVATGSTTFNEPYNLARQFKALDLMSHGRAGWNAVPTSDPAIAANYGRDVPRRAEKYQRLHESIQIVQALWGSWEQDAWVHDASSGRFADPAKIRPINLRGQYVGSSGPLPLPPSEQGQPVIFQAGGGDQGMEVAGRYASGVIGAVYTIEDARAQRTALRNAAERAGRDPDEIKFFPGLMTTIAPDRRAGLDRRIAVSGHTFPQRVGYLGQMLGLRLDANWLDEPLSQALLATARPWPQDPRSAHALKIAREGWSLRDVLAHGVIDYHPVIAGPADEAADHMQAWFEAGAADGFWISPDVYEDGIDTFVDGVVPILQERGLFHRDYAGTTLRDHLDAPSQYGLDPRIAD; from the coding sequence ATGGACCGCCAGATGATTATCGGCATGCATTTCGGGAATGGCTATGGCTCACAACCCGGCGCATGGCGGATGCCGGGAGTCGACCCCACGGGCTATACCAGTTTCGACAATCAGGTCCGCTACGCGCAAGCTGCCGAGCGTGGCAAGTTTCAGTTTCTATTCGTGCCCGACTTTCCGGCATTGAAAGGCGATATCGAGACCGAGGCTCCACAGATCACCATCGATCCGATGATGACGCTCGCCGCGGTCGCGCGGGGGACCGAACGGATCGGGATGGTCGCAACCGGTTCCACCACGTTTAACGAACCCTATAATCTCGCGCGCCAGTTCAAGGCGCTCGACCTGATGAGCCATGGCCGGGCGGGATGGAACGCGGTCCCGACCAGCGATCCCGCGATCGCAGCAAACTATGGACGCGATGTGCCGCGGCGTGCCGAGAAGTATCAGCGCCTTCACGAGTCCATTCAGATCGTCCAGGCGCTATGGGGCAGCTGGGAACAGGACGCATGGGTGCACGATGCGTCATCCGGGAGGTTCGCCGACCCGGCAAAGATCCGCCCGATCAATTTGCGGGGTCAGTATGTCGGCTCCAGCGGTCCGCTGCCGCTTCCGCCGTCCGAGCAAGGCCAGCCAGTGATCTTTCAGGCGGGCGGTGGCGATCAGGGGATGGAAGTTGCCGGTCGCTACGCCAGCGGCGTCATTGGCGCGGTTTACACGATCGAGGACGCTCGCGCCCAACGTACCGCGCTGCGCAACGCCGCCGAACGCGCGGGTCGCGACCCGGATGAGATCAAATTCTTTCCCGGCCTAATGACTACGATCGCGCCCGACCGGCGTGCCGGCTTGGATCGCCGGATCGCTGTGAGCGGGCATACGTTTCCGCAGCGTGTGGGATATCTTGGGCAGATGCTAGGGTTGCGCCTCGACGCGAACTGGCTCGACGAGCCATTGTCGCAAGCGCTGCTCGCCACGGCCCGTCCGTGGCCTCAGGATCCGCGATCGGCCCATGCGTTAAAGATCGCGCGTGAGGGTTGGAGCCTGCGTGATGTCTTGGCGCATGGCGTGATCGACTACCACCCCGTGATCGCGGGGCCAGCCGACGAGGCCGCCGATCACATGCAGGCTTGGTTCGAGGCCGGGGCGGCAGACGGGTTCTGGATATCGCCGGACGTCTATGAGGATGGCATCGATACGTTTGTCGACGGCGTCGTCCCGATCCTCCAGGAACGCGGGCTGTTCCATCGCGACTATGCGGGAACGACCCTGCGCGATCATCTCGATGCGCCTAGCCAGTATGGGCTTGATCCGCGCATCGCCGACTGA
- a CDS encoding GGDEF domain-containing protein yields MPNLELLAAQCMDAIAWVGADMRFIYISPSCKKLFLRSVEDTIGHHIAEFVFPDDLPIIAAATRSVINGEGNAITATIRVIRGDGSLIWIELNSRLMGDAANGAPGDRAVTMRDVSDRKALEDELRAMAMKDGLTGLANRRAFDEALVAEWHRTVQEKSQMSLLLIDIDFFKKFNDAYGHQTGDDCLRSIGAALCSGSDSDCVDVLVARYGGEELAIILPRSDSFVAATIAERVRAVVERLAIPHGPSVGGIVTVSVGVATALACDGGSAEMPSALLASADKALYMAKTAGRNCWRSSLLLAAVR; encoded by the coding sequence TTGCCTAACCTCGAGCTTCTGGCCGCACAATGCATGGACGCGATTGCTTGGGTTGGGGCCGACATGCGTTTTATTTATATCTCGCCATCTTGCAAAAAGCTTTTTCTGCGTTCTGTCGAAGACACAATAGGGCACCATATTGCTGAATTTGTATTCCCAGATGATCTTCCGATTATCGCTGCGGCAACGCGCAGCGTCATTAACGGTGAAGGCAACGCCATTACAGCGACGATCCGGGTTATTCGTGGCGACGGCTCATTGATCTGGATCGAGCTGAATTCCCGGTTGATGGGCGATGCTGCAAATGGTGCACCCGGCGACCGTGCAGTCACCATGCGCGACGTATCCGACCGTAAGGCGCTCGAAGATGAGCTCCGGGCGATGGCCATGAAGGATGGGCTAACCGGACTCGCGAATCGACGTGCTTTTGATGAGGCATTAGTCGCGGAATGGCATCGCACCGTTCAGGAAAAATCGCAGATGTCGCTTCTTCTGATCGACATAGATTTTTTTAAAAAGTTTAACGATGCTTATGGCCATCAAACTGGCGATGATTGTCTGCGAAGCATTGGTGCTGCGCTTTGCTCGGGCTCGGACAGCGATTGTGTGGACGTTTTAGTGGCAAGATACGGAGGTGAAGAATTGGCTATTATCTTACCCAGATCCGACTCCTTCGTGGCTGCCACAATCGCCGAGCGTGTTCGCGCTGTCGTCGAAAGGCTCGCGATACCGCATGGACCATCCGTCGGGGGAATCGTGACCGTGAGTGTTGGGGTTGCGACGGCATTGGCTTGCGACGGGGGCTCGGCAGAAATGCCCAGCGCTCTTCTGGCATCCGCCGACAAAGCTCTTTACATGGCAAAAACGGCTGGCCGAAATTGCTGGCGATCATCTCTTCTGCTTGCCGCAGTGCGCTGA